The following coding sequences lie in one Ictalurus furcatus strain D&B chromosome 7, Billie_1.0, whole genome shotgun sequence genomic window:
- the LOC128610492 gene encoding Fc receptor-like protein 5, with the protein MQLLDTVFTDTNTLNMTVNNAEETVYMCLARRQSMLGEIYTELSDPVKITERERPGAVLSVSPQSWLTEGDSVTLSCEVTDSSTDWKFSWYTTVPYRDALTQIKDTQSYIMHVKPLSDSSRGSGGNYTLSPAALNHTGVYMCRGERREPALHTQYSNPQPLWITGESPPVSLIINPSRTQHFTTDSLSLSCEGQRNSTGWTVRQYTYSERVLDCSRWGSFTGSTCKISPIDTYHTGVYWCESESGESSNPINVAVHDGDVILESPVHPVTEGHPLTLRCLYRYTKSSNLRADFYKDGSVLQTQTTGEMIIYNVSKSDEGFYHCKHPERGVSPKSWVSVRVSGLGPGTVRVAVGLSVAFLFIILLILMILLWFCKIKKGNQTSEQNQSRSGAEDSQSGHTPLQAEGNANIYTTVNQADTSGTGSFTTNTSCCSRRHNCR; encoded by the exons ATGCAGCTTCTGGACACTGTATTTACTGACACCAACACACTCAACATGACAGTCAATAATGCAGAAGAAACAGTGTATATGTGTTTAGCACGTAGGCAAAGCATGCTGGGAGAAATCTACACAGAGCTCAGTGATCCAGTCAAGATTACAGAGAGAG AGAGACCAGGGGCAGTACTGAGTGTATCTCCACAGAGCTGGCTGACTGAAGGAGACTCAGTGACTCTAAGCTGTGAGGTTACAGACTCCTCTACAGACTGGAAATTCAGCTGGTACACAACTGTTCCCTACAGAGACGCCTTAACTCAAATAAAAGATACTCAAAGCTATATCATGCATGTGAAGCCCCTCtcagacagcagcagaggatCTGGAGGCAACTACACTCTCAGTCCTGCTGCTCTTAATCACACAGGAGTTTATATgtgcagaggagagagaagagaaccagccttacacacacagtacagcaaTCCACAGCCACTATGGATCACTG GTGAATCTCCTCCAGTCTCTCTGATCATCAATCCCAGCAGAACGCAACACTTTACTacagactctctctcactgagctgTGAGGGCCAGAGAAACTCTACTGGATGGACAGTGAGacaatacacatacagtgaGAGAGTGTTAGATTGTTCACGGTGGGGATCATTTACAGGCTCTACATGCAAAATCAGTCCAATCGACACATATCATACTGGAGTTTACTGGTGTGAGTCTGAATCTGGAGAGAGCAGTAATCCTATCAACGTCGCGGTGCATG ATGGTGATGTGATCCTGGAGAGTCCTGTCCATCCTGTGACTGAGGGACATCCTCTGACTCTACGCTGTTTATATCGCTACACAAAGTCCTCAAACCTCCGAGCTGATTTCTATAAAGATGGATCAGTTCTCCAGACACAGACTACAGGAGAGATGATCATCTATAACGTCTCAAAGTCAGATGAAGGTTTCTACCACTGTAAACACCCAGAGAGAGGAGTGTCACCGAAAAGCTGGGTCTCAGTCAGAG tCTCAGGTCTAGGTCCTGGAACAGTACGAGTGGCTGTGGGACTGAGTGTGGCCTTcttgttcattattttattaatcttaATGATCCTGCTGTGGTTCTGCAAAATAAAGAAAG GAAATCAGACATCAGAGCAGAATCAGAGCCGGTCAGGAGCTGAAGACTCTCAGTCAGGACACACACCACTTCAGGCTG AAGGAAATGCTAATATCTATACCACTGTGAATCAGGCAGATACGAGTGGAACAGGGAGCTTTACTACAAACACTTCCTGTTGCAGTAGGAGACATAACTGTAGATGA